AATTGAATTCCCAAATTCTGCGAAGGATAAGCAAGGGCGCTTATTAGTTGGAGCAGCAGTTGGTGTAACGGCTGATGCTATGACTCGTATCGACGCATTAGTAAAAGCTAGCGTAGATGCAATCGTACTTGATACAGCTCACGGACATTCTCAAGGTGTTATTGATAAAGTAAAAGAAGTTCGTGCAAAGTATCCATCATTAAATATTATCGCTGGAAATGTTGCTACTGCTGAAGCAACAAAAGCATTAATTGAAGCAGGTGCAAACGTAGTTAAAGTTGGTATTGGACCAGGTTCTATCTGTACAACACGTGTTGTAGCCGGCGTTGGTGTACCACAATTAACAGCGGTTTATGATTGTGCAACAGAAGCTCGTAAACACGGTATTCCAGTTATTGCTGATGGTGGTATTAAATACTCTGGTGATATGGTTAAAGCTTTAGCAGCAGGAGCACATGTTGTTATGCTAGGCAGTATGTTTGCTGGTGTTGCTGAAAGCCCTGGTGAAACTGAAATTTATCAAGGTCGCCAATTTAAAGTATATCGCGGTATGGGTTCTGTCGGAGCGATGGAAAAAGGAAGTAAAGATCGTTACTTCCAAGAAGGAAATAAAAAACTTGTTCCAGAAGGTATTGAAGGACGAGTACCATATAAAGGACCTTTAGCAGATACAGTTCACCAATTAGTTGGTGGTTTACGTGCAGGTATGGGCTATTGCGGAGCACAAGATTTAGAATTCTTACGTGAGAATGCACAATTTATTCGCATGTCAGGTGCTGGTTTACTTGAAAGCCATCCTCACCACGTACAAATTACAAAAGAGGCTCCAAACTACTCATTATAATGTCTTATATACAAATAGACGGAGATTTGATATCTCTGTCTATTTTTTTTTGATTATGTTAGAATAACGGTTATGTGAGTACATAGATATTGGGGGTAGCAAAAGTGAAAGGTATGTTTTGCAAAAGATTCATTGCACTAGTAACGATGCTTACACTAGTTTGTAGTATGTTGTTACCATATAGCAATGCGTCAGCAGAAACAGGATCTGCTTTAAACATTGAAGCAGGTGCGGCAATTTTAGTTGAAGCGAATTCTGGAAAAATTTTATATCAAAAGAATGCAGATGAATTATTATCAATTGCTAGTATGACAAAGATGATGAGTGAATATTTAGTTCACGAAGCAGTGGATAAAGGGAAGCTTAAGTGGGATCAGAAAATTAAGGTTTCTGAATATGCGTATAAAGTTTCACAAGATGCTTCATTATCAAATGTGGCATTAGAAAATGGTGGTTCTTATACGGTAAAAGAGTTGTACGAGGCAATGGCAATCTTCTCTGCAAACGGTGCAACGATTGCATTAGCAGAAGCAATTGCAGGTAAAGAAGTAGATTTCGTAAAAATGATGAATGATAAATCGAAAGAGCTAGGGTTGAAAAATTATAAATTTGTCAATTCTACAGGTTTAACGAATAAGGATTTAAAGGGAATGCATCCAGAAGGAACAACAGCAGATGAAGAAAATAAAATGTCTGCAAAGGATGTTGCAACTTTAGCACAACATTTAATTAAAGATTATCCGAAAGTGTTAGATACAGCAAAAATCCCGAAAAAAGAATTCCGTCCAGAAAAAGAGAAGTTTGCAATGTCGAACTGGAACTGGATGTTAAAAGGTTTAGTTAAAGAATATGATGGCGTAGATGGCCTAAAAACAGGTTCAACTCCAGAAGCAGGAGATTGCTTCACTGGTACGGTTGAAAGAAACGGTATGCGTTTTATTTCTGTAGTAATTAAAACAAGTTCTCATACAGCACGTTTTGATGAAACAAAGAAGCTATATGATTATGGATTTGCTAACTTTGAAATGAAACAAATGTATAAAAAAGGTTCTTCAGTAAAAGGACAAGAAACAGTACGAGTAGAAAATGCGAAAGATAAGGATGTAGCAGTTCAAACGAAACAAGCCATTTCACTTCCAGTACCAAAAGGAAGTAAAGAAGTTTATAAAACAGAATTAAAAGAATCAAGTAAAGGACAAGAAGCACCTATTAAAAAAGGAGCTGCGCTTGGTCAAATGGTAATTACGCCAAAAGATACAAACGACCCTGGATTTTTAACTGGTAAGTCGTTGCAAGTGGATCTTGTAACAACATCTGAAGTAGAAGAAGCAAACTGGTTTACTCGTGCTATGCGCGGAATTGGTTCTTTCTTTAGTGGTATATGGAATAGTGCTGTTGATACAGTAAAAGGTTGGTTTTAAAAGCTCCTCATTGTAGGGGCTTTTTCTTATTCCTATTTTTCATACCGACTTTATGAAAAAGTAGTAGACAAGCATCTGATAGTTAGTGGTAGAATGTAAGAGTATTCTTAATTTTCGCCTTTAACGGGGAAAAGCAATTCACCTAGGGGGGTTTTGTAACATGACAAATGTAACAGGGACAGAACGTGTAAAACGTGGAATGGCAGAAATGCAAAAAGGCGGCGTTATTATGGACGTAATTAACGCTGAACAAGCAAAAATTGCAGAAGAGGCAGGCGCAGTTGCCATTATGGCATTAGAGCGCGTACCAGCAGATATTCGTGCAGCAGGTGGCGTTTCTCGTATGGCAGATCCAACAATCGTTGAAGAAGTTATGGGTGCTGTGTCAATTCCGGTTATGGCAAAATGCCGTATCGGTCACCTTGTAGAAGCACGTGTATTAGAATCATTAGGGGTAGACTATATCGATGAGAGTGAAGTATTAACTCCTGCCGATGAAGTATACCATTTAAATAAACGTGATTACACTGTTCCATTTGTATGTGGTTGCCGTGATATCGGAGAAGCTGCACGTCGTATTGCAGAAGGTGCATCTATGCTTCGTACAAAAGGTGAACCAGGAACAGGGAACATTGTAGAGGCAGTTCGTCATATGCGTCAAGTCAATGCAGAAATCCGTCAAGTTGCAAGTCTACGTGAAGATGAGTTAATGACATATGCAAAAAATACTGGTGCTCCTTATGAAGTACTACTTGAAATTAAACGTCTTGGTCGTTTGCCGGTTGTAAACTTTGCAGCAGGTGGTGTAGCAACACCAGCAGATGCAGCGTTAATGATGCAATTAGGTGCGGATGGTGTATTTGTTGGATCTGGTATCTTTAAATCAGAGAACCCAGCGAAATTTGCACGTGCAATCGTTGAAGCAACAACTCATTATGAAGATTACGAACTAATTGCAAGCCTTTCAAAAGGATTAGGTAATGCGATGAAGGGTATCGAAATTTCAACGTTATTACCAGAACAACGCATGCAAGAGCGTGGATGGTAATTGAAGGAGAACTTTAAAATGGTGAAAATTGGTGTACTAGGTCTTCAAGGTGCAGTTCGTGAACATGTAAAATCAGTTGAAGCAAGTGGTGCAGAAGCTGTTGTTGTAAAGCGTATAGAACAACTTGAAGAGATTGATGGTCTTATTTTACCAGGCGGTGAAAGTACAACTATGCGCCGTCTTATTGATAAGTATGATTTCATGGAACCACTTCGTACATTCGCGAAGTCTGGTAAACCAATGTTTGGTACATGTGCAGGAATGATTCTTCTTGCTAAAACACTTATTGGCTATGACGAAGCACATATTGGTGCGATGGATATTACAGTTGAGCGCAATGCGTTTGGACGTCAAAAAGATAGCTTTGAAGCTGCACTTTCTATTAAAGGTGTGGGAGAAGATTTTGTTGGCGTATTTATTCGTGCCCCGTATGTTGTAGATGTAGCGGATGATGTTGAGGTACTTTCTACACATGGCGATCGAATGGTAGCGGTAAAGCAAGGGCCGTTTTTAGCTGCTTCTTTCCATCCAGAATTAACGGATGATCATCGTGTAACAGCATACTTTGTAGAAATGGTAAAAGAAGCGAAAATGAAAAAAGTTGTATAAGTAACTTGCAACTTGTATAAGATTATAGTAAATTGATGGTAACAATTTTATAAAATAAGCGTGTTGATAGGAAGTAGTAACAAATGTCGTTTCTTATAGAGAGTCGATGGTTGGTGGAAATCGATAGAAACAGTTTGTGAATCCATCCTGGAATGGAATGTGGAATATCTTTATGATTAGTAAACATTCCCGGTGAAGAGCCGTTATTTCTACTTGAGAGGAAGGCGGTAATGCTTTCAACTAGGGTGGCAACGCGGGTTAACTCCCGTCCCTTTATATAGGGACGGGAGTTTTTTGTGTTTTATAAAATAAAAGGAGGAGTATATAATGCTTGATATTAAATTTTTACGTACAAATTTTGAAGAAGTAAAAGCAAAGTTACAGCATAGAGGCGAAGATTTAACTGATTTTGGTCGCTTTGAAGAATTGGATACGAGAAGAAGAGAACTACTTGTTCAAACAGAGGAACTAAAAAGTAAACGTAACGAAGTATCTCAACAAATCTCTGTATTGAAGCGCGAAAAGAAAGATGCAGAAGCTCTAATTCTAGAAATGCGTGAAGTTGGAGAAAAAGTAAAAGATCTTGATAATGAACTTCGTACAGTTGAAGAAGATTTAGAAAGATTGATGTTATCTATTCCAAATATCCCTCACGAATCTGCTCCAGTTGGTGAAACAGAGGATGATAATGTAGTAGCTCGTACTTGGGGAGAAGTGAAAGAATTTGCTTTTGAACCAAAACCACATTGGGATCTTGCTACAGATTTAGGAATCTTAGATTTTGAGCGTGCTGGAAAAGTAACAGGAAGCCGCTTCGTATTCTACAAAGGTGCTGGCGCAAGATTAGAGCGTGCTTTAATTAGCTTTATGCTTGATCTTCATACTGATGAGCATGGATATGAAGAAGTATTACCTCCGTACATGGTAAACCGTGCAAGCATGACAGGGACAGGACAACTTCCGAAGTTTGAAGAAGATGCATTCCGTATTGAAAGTGAAGACTACTTCTTAATTCCAACAGCTGAAGTACCTGTAACAAATATGCACCGTGATGAAATCTTAAATAAAGAGCAATTACCTATAAGATATGCTGCATTTAGCTCTTGTTTCCGTTCTGAAGCAGGTTCAGCTGGCCGTGATACACGTGGTTTAATTCGTCAGCATCAGTTCAATAAAGTAGAGCTTGTAAAGTTCGTAAAACCAGAAGATTCTTACGAAGAGTTAGAAAAACTAACAAATGATGCAGAACGCGTGTTACAATTATTAGAGTTGCCATATCGCGTTATGAGCATGTGCACAGGCGATTTAGGATTTACAGCAGCGAAGAAATACGATATCGAAGTATGGATTCCAAGCTATGGCACATATCGTGAAATCTCTTCTTGTAGTAATTTCGAGGCTTTCCAAGCGAGACGTGCAAATATCCGTTTCCGTCGTGAGCCAAACGGCAAACCAGAACATGTTCATACATTAAATGGATCTGGTCTTGCAATTGGACGTACGGTAGCAGCTATTTTAGAGAACTACCAACAAGAAGATGGTACAATTATAATTCCAGAAGTTCTTCGCCCTTATATGGGAGGAAAAACAGTTATTAAGTAAATTTATAAACATTCATCGGTATGAGTGATTGGTAATTATGAGCGTTGTCAGTACTATAATGTAGGAGGGGAAAAGTAAAATTTTCCTTTCCTCATAATTTATTTTAGTAGGGTTGACTAACTGTTTTTCTTTTGATATTATATTTGATGTCAATATGGAGGTATACCCAAGTCTGGCTGAAGGGATCGGTCTTGAAAACCGACAGGCGGCGAGAGTCGCGCGGGGGTTCGAATCCCTCTACCTCCTCCAGATATAATTGACAACAGCGCATATAAGTGGAGATTGGAGAACTCGTTACCAACACGTAACGAGTTTTTATTTTAAAACCAATCATAAAGTATGGTGTAAGGATATAATGTCCTTATTACACACTCATATTCCGATGATTATCTTCATAGATATGAAAGGAGTCAACATGGATCTTATTATACAAACGTTTCCTTTAGATGGAAAAACTTTATATTATGTACAATGTCCTGTCTGTAAGAACAATAGAATTTTAAACAGTGGTGCAAATGTATCACGCATTATTAGCGATGATACATTCCGTAAACTTTGTGGTTGCACTTGTGACGTAAAGCAAACTGCAACAAAAGTAGAGGCACCAAAAAAAGTTAAAAAAGAAGCTGTAAAGAAAGAAGCAGCTCCAAAACGTACAGGTAAAGTATTAACAGCAGTAATTAACGGGAAAGAAATGACTGTTAAAGAGATTGCTGAGGCGTACGATATTAGTACAAGTACTGTTCGTCAGCGTATTAACGCTGGAAAATCTGAGAGTGAAATTATTGCTCCGACAAAGAAGAAGTAATTTAGTAGAAAAACCCGTGCGTATGCACGGGTTTTTTATTTTACAAGTTTACGTGTTTGTTT
This genomic window from Bacillus anthracis str. Vollum contains:
- the dacA gene encoding D-alanyl-D-alanine carboxypeptidase DacA encodes the protein MFCKRFIALVTMLTLVCSMLLPYSNASAETGSALNIEAGAAILVEANSGKILYQKNADELLSIASMTKMMSEYLVHEAVDKGKLKWDQKIKVSEYAYKVSQDASLSNVALENGGSYTVKELYEAMAIFSANGATIALAEAIAGKEVDFVKMMNDKSKELGLKNYKFVNSTGLTNKDLKGMHPEGTTADEENKMSAKDVATLAQHLIKDYPKVLDTAKIPKKEFRPEKEKFAMSNWNWMLKGLVKEYDGVDGLKTGSTPEAGDCFTGTVERNGMRFISVVIKTSSHTARFDETKKLYDYGFANFEMKQMYKKGSSVKGQETVRVENAKDKDVAVQTKQAISLPVPKGSKEVYKTELKESSKGQEAPIKKGAALGQMVITPKDTNDPGFLTGKSLQVDLVTTSEVEEANWFTRAMRGIGSFFSGIWNSAVDTVKGWF
- the guaB gene encoding IMP dehydrogenase, whose translation is MWESKFVKEGLTFDDVLLVPAKSDVLPREVSVKTVLSESLQLNIPLISAGMDTVTEADMAIAMARQGGLGIIHKNMSIEQQAEQVDKVKRSESGVISDPFFLTPEHQVYDAEHLMGKYRISGVPVVNNLDERKLVGIITNRDMRFIQDYSIKISDVMTKEQLITAPVGTTLSEAEKILQKYKIEKLPLVDNNGVLQGLITIKDIEKVIEFPNSAKDKQGRLLVGAAVGVTADAMTRIDALVKASVDAIVLDTAHGHSQGVIDKVKEVRAKYPSLNIIAGNVATAEATKALIEAGANVVKVGIGPGSICTTRVVAGVGVPQLTAVYDCATEARKHGIPVIADGGIKYSGDMVKALAAGAHVVMLGSMFAGVAESPGETEIYQGRQFKVYRGMGSVGAMEKGSKDRYFQEGNKKLVPEGIEGRVPYKGPLADTVHQLVGGLRAGMGYCGAQDLEFLRENAQFIRMSGAGLLESHPHHVQITKEAPNYSL
- the serS gene encoding serine--tRNA ligase produces the protein MLDIKFLRTNFEEVKAKLQHRGEDLTDFGRFEELDTRRRELLVQTEELKSKRNEVSQQISVLKREKKDAEALILEMREVGEKVKDLDNELRTVEEDLERLMLSIPNIPHESAPVGETEDDNVVARTWGEVKEFAFEPKPHWDLATDLGILDFERAGKVTGSRFVFYKGAGARLERALISFMLDLHTDEHGYEEVLPPYMVNRASMTGTGQLPKFEEDAFRIESEDYFLIPTAEVPVTNMHRDEILNKEQLPIRYAAFSSCFRSEAGSAGRDTRGLIRQHQFNKVELVKFVKPEDSYEELEKLTNDAERVLQLLELPYRVMSMCTGDLGFTAAKKYDIEVWIPSYGTYREISSCSNFEAFQARRANIRFRREPNGKPEHVHTLNGSGLAIGRTVAAILENYQQEDGTIIIPEVLRPYMGGKTVIK
- a CDS encoding DUF3797 domain-containing protein, with product MDLIIQTFPLDGKTLYYVQCPVCKNNRILNSGANVSRIISDDTFRKLCGCTCDVKQTATKVEAPKKVKKEAVKKEAAPKRTGKVLTAVINGKEMTVKEIAEAYDISTSTVRQRINAGKSESEIIAPTKKK
- the pdxT gene encoding pyridoxal 5'-phosphate synthase glutaminase subunit PdxT translates to MVKIGVLGLQGAVREHVKSVEASGAEAVVVKRIEQLEEIDGLILPGGESTTMRRLIDKYDFMEPLRTFAKSGKPMFGTCAGMILLAKTLIGYDEAHIGAMDITVERNAFGRQKDSFEAALSIKGVGEDFVGVFIRAPYVVDVADDVEVLSTHGDRMVAVKQGPFLAASFHPELTDDHRVTAYFVEMVKEAKMKKVV
- the pdxS gene encoding pyridoxal 5'-phosphate synthase lyase subunit PdxS — its product is MTNVTGTERVKRGMAEMQKGGVIMDVINAEQAKIAEEAGAVAIMALERVPADIRAAGGVSRMADPTIVEEVMGAVSIPVMAKCRIGHLVEARVLESLGVDYIDESEVLTPADEVYHLNKRDYTVPFVCGCRDIGEAARRIAEGASMLRTKGEPGTGNIVEAVRHMRQVNAEIRQVASLREDELMTYAKNTGAPYEVLLEIKRLGRLPVVNFAAGGVATPADAALMMQLGADGVFVGSGIFKSENPAKFARAIVEATTHYEDYELIASLSKGLGNAMKGIEISTLLPEQRMQERGW